AACGATATCAGAGGAGTAACTATGTGAAGACCGAAGAAAACAACCTGCAAGACCAGTGAATCAGAAATAATCTAAAAGGGGTTTCTCCTCCTAGCTACTCTATGAGATTCACCTGAGATATATTTGTTCCTTCAGATTCGACTGGATCTGATGACAAGTCAACCTGCAAGTCGTATAAACAATCAGAAGCAATGAAAGCTCAAAAACGATTATTCCTCCAAATCTGctaagataaataaaaatcaaagagtACCAGATCTTTTAAACAGAGAGCAGAGAGCAGTTGAAGAAGAGCTCGTAAATCTTTATACTTCTCTGTCTTTGCATCGCTAAGTAAGCTGTTTGAAAGACTTAATGATATCTGGAGAAACAAAACAAATGTTTGAAATTCTTGCGCAATGAAGTTTCAGTAACTGATGTCACGGACATTGCACAAATAACTTAGCCTATATTGTGTAAAGTAAAGAAATTAAACCGAAAGAAATGGTTTGACAAATAAAGAATTCATATTGGTAAGTCATctgacaatatgaagcatgaTTGAGAGGGAATCTAAAGTGCAGTAATGGCCATGGTATCCTTTGAAGGAGGACAACGcacatagaaaagaaaatgggaaAGAGAAAATAGCAAGCACCAAAATGACTCTCCATCTTCTGGATACAGTAGGTTGAAGGACAAGGACAGAAGGGCCTTTAATGACACATGAATTCTGGAGTCTCATTTCTTCTTGATGGTCAAGGATCCTTTCTATAGCAATAACTAGAATGTGCATATATGATTCTTGACATAATATGTAACAAAATGAGCTTTTTTATTTCGCTTATGCTTATAAAATTGGTGCATTCTGTTGGGGGTTGCACCTCCACCGTTCAATAATACTTCTTCCTAAAAAAACacttgaaaaaagaaaagacgtAATTTGTAAGAACTGTTCTCTTTTTTGGTAAAGGCCACCATGGATGAAATTGATAGTACAAGGTTCCCAATTAATCTTCCCTTTCTTCCTTCAGGTACAAGTATTTAGATCCCAGAGTCTAGGAAAGAAAACAAGCTTTTCAAACTAACCTTGCCAATGTTGTGAGAAGAGTAAAGCTGAAGCAAGCGCATGCAGAAATCAACAACAGCTGCAGTTTCCTTGGCCTCTAGGTATGTAATTTGGGCATCCACCCAGGCAACCACAAACTTCAGGAGCACATAAACAACAGAAGACTGAACACAATACAGTTAGGCAAACCATTCAGCCCAAATTACAAATTCCACTGTAGGCTAAACTTACAGTTGCTAAaagtaatttcataaaattgaGTCCAAAACATTATCAACCTTAATATTGTTTCCAAGCTACTTATTAGCATACTGCCAAGCGTACATTCccatatatttatctatatatatatataaaaggtcCTCGCCTggaaaaaactgaaattgtCACCATGGACATGGGAATCATATTACTTTCAGACTAAAATTAGCTAACATATCTAGGAcagaaaattcaattttctgCTAAAAAGATTTGTTTCTTTCTCTTGTTTTTCTATCGGGACAAGAGGCCTGAGAGTGAGGTATATGCAGCACAGGAATGCATACCTCATGTTTGTAAACttcaagaagaacaagaatagCATTTAGTACAGACAGTCCCATTTCGTAAATTGATTTTTGCATTCGAGGTTCCGAGGCACGAGCAGCTCCACGAAGACGCTCCAATGAGCAGGTGATCTACATAATTCCAGCAACATCATcaggaaaaaacaaaaaacaaaaaacaaaaaacaaaaaaagaaagaaagaaaatgctcTGATTGACTGGCAATGCAAAATACAATGTATTGATAGACAAATATTGTTGAACACTGAGGTTCCTTCCCCTACCGATAAGATGATATCAGGCTGTTGAGAAATGCTTCTAATGTCATTCCTGCTAGATAATTCCACCAGGTACTTTGTCATATGACCCATGAGATCCTTCACATACCTATTCACGTGACCTTAGATTAGGTTTCATGGTCTAAGATTGtcaattaaaaaatcattttaaaaaacatGTACTCACTGATTTGCTGCCTCTGAGTTTCCCAAGCCAGAAGCGGAAAGAACAAGTGTCTGAGCTAGGGATctctaaaaaaataagaaatgaagATGTTATAGTACTTCATTCATTGATATAACTCAAGGAACTAATCATAAGACTCCTACCTGATGAGAAGCATTCAACATGAATAACATCTTTTCATGAGCAAAAGCATTAGCAAGCTCACGCCACGACTCCTGCAAAACAATCAGTGCAAATTCATAGTCCTTGAATGGCTGATGAAAATagttaaaatttaaagtcTTTTTGCACAAGTTTATTATATGGACATGGAAGTAATCACTTCATGGTCCCACAACATTGTCGTGAGGTCCATGTGACATTAAATAGAAGAGACTGATATTGGAAAGAAAATGAGGATGTgacagagaaaaagaaaacggaGGGAGACTAAATCCATCATGGACATTAAGTATCATTGAAAGAACCAATAAATGATGGCACAGGAAGGAGGTCATATCTGACCAATGCCACAAGGTGGACACAAATGTTTTTCTGCCGAACTAGTGCATGAAGTAGCTGGTAACATGTCATACCCTGTGAAACAAAGAGCAAATTGATCAGGTGTAGGtagtgattttaaaattgaatgggGCATGCTATCATATCTTTTCCTGAACTTTACAAGGAATTATATTCaaagatattttatgaaaaagtTTGAACGGATTACAACCCACctgtaaaattataaatgcAATTGACAATCACTCAAAAAAAGGTAAGTCTTTGTCATCTTTCTTTTTACGGTTGTCAAGTGAAATTACttgtatgaagtttggtcTCAAAGAAGCAAAAagcatttaaaattttgcagGCAGATAATTGAGGTGTAGTGTGATCACCTCAATAAATACAACTTGGTCAAGCAAAATAGTTTGACTAATACCTGCAAATAATTTTCTCCGGGATATGATGTGAATGTAATTATGGATACACGAACAATAGTGCCCAGTACAAACTTCCCGTAGCTGTATTCGCTGAAATAATTTGCTACAGTTTTCCTAGAGTTTTGTGGGAGTTGATGCCCCCGACTGAGCAGAGAATCATCATTTCTGTCATGGGTTTCCTCCAGGGACATTAAATATGTAGGGGACCATCTTGAAAGGAACCATATAACAGCCTATATAGAAGACAAACTATGAAGAATCAGAAGACAGCAgtttccaaaacaaaaagcATTTGAGCATAATAGCTTTATTACCAATTATTCTACCTCCATTAGTCGAGGGCTGAAAAATGACGCTCTAAGATCTGGATCTAGACTGTGTTCAGCAAACTTAATAATTGAGCTGCATCGAGCAACAAATAACAGCATAAACTACTGCCCATGGTAAcccaaggaaattattatttcctaaagaagaaatcaaatccACTCTCCTTTCACAAGGAAGACGGATAAGCTGTATCAAGGTTGTAAGAATGCAAGAATAGCTAACAATTTCCTAGATTTGATTGATTAAAGGTTGTAGTGATTCAACAAAATAACCAACAATTCCTAGATTGATTCATTAATTATTGGTGTAAAAGGAAAAGGTCAAAGGAAAACTGATTCAAGATTTTGGATGTCTTCTAATTAAACCAAAGGGATGAATTTTACCCAGAGAGAAGAACAACCGGATGTTTATCTGCCTCCAGAAAGTCCCCAAAGTTCCTTTGAATGGCATCTGGTACCTTCATATCATACAGCATAAGCAGAGAGCTTTCATTTCCAAATTATACTATTGAGAGAGCTTAACATGCATTTTTCTTAACTTTTGTTCAGTAAAGGGACAAAGCAACAAACATCAGACATATCAATCATCTAGTAATCAACGTCATCTCAAATAAATGACTCTGGAGAAGGGTTTAGGATATCCTACATTCACATTTGCAGTTCCACCTCTCTCAAAAGTTCAATGCTCTTAAATAAGAAACTGAAGATACCCCAAATATATGCAAATCATGCAAACAATGGCTTAGATTTGTTTGATCTTGAGGTACCATCGAGAGATTTCATTCATATGCGGGGTTTGCAGTGTAAGGTTTTCATAGATTCACTCAATCAGCAGCACGATTGTTAACATCCATACACATTATTCTCATAAACACAGCAGCAAGCTTGCACAATGCACTCATAAATATCATCTAGGAAGAATGAACAAAGTCCGAAGTTGACAAATATAAGAAAGGTACCAGGGGtgtttctccttctccttcgtCAGCAAGAACATGACCTGTTATCAGCAACAATGAGTAAAGTTCTTCCAAGGTTTCGGTAGGATCAACAATGCCCCTGCCCTAAACACCAATTAAATAAGTAATATGATGAGAGAAAGGCTAAGGAAAAATACATCATATAACTACCATCAtgttaaataatattttacaacaaaaataaagCTTATAGGATGACAGTGCATGCTGAGAAGCAGAGTCAGACAAAATAATGGCTTGGCTATTGATTGTGATCCATAAAAGGCCTTAACTGAAAGAAGAAACTCGTAGAAAAGCAAAATTTTCATGGAAGTAAGCATATACATGAGTACAATACTTCTGGATAAGTTATGTCAAAACATCAACCAGGAATACATGTTGTAGATCAGAAAAGTATAATCCGAAATAAAAGTACTAAGCATATACATGAAAGAAATAGTGATTACAGAATTACTGCCCAATAATAATTGAACATGATGCAGTTCTACTCTAGAATCAGAATTCAACTTAAAGAGGACCTGATGTAGACGCGAAACTCGTTCTGTAAAAAGCCTTGTGAGTAAAGGAACTGTCACATCAATGGCTGCTCTAGCTATTAAAGCATAAGAGCTCAGTCTTTCATCCATGGCTGCACAAGCAGAAGGTTTAGACGATATCAAATGGGACacgctatatatatatatatatatatattaaaaaaaaaaagatgattgTGATATTATAATCAATAATAGAGCATGCACGGCCTTAAACTAATCAGCAAGAATGTGCATGACTATTGATTGCTTATTTCATACCAGAGATGGATGCATGAATGTAGTCTGAGTCAGAATCATCATTATACGCCGAAGCAGAAGCAGCTGAATCATAGAAATTGTCAGATATTAACTTACGCAAGGCAAGAACAGGAAAAGAGGATGGTAATATAGCATGTAGTATCACCTTTTAGCTCAGAATCTACAATCAATGCAAAGAGGTTGGCTGCTGCAactgccccttcaggtggaagGGATATTCCACCACCCGTAATATGTAATGGCTGTAAAGAATGCTGGTGAGAAGTAACAAATAAATGATTGCCAACAAGTAGCAAGAGTCATCTAAGACATAGGATCTTCCTAGAGTTCCTTTGGAATGTTCTTGGATTAGTTACAGATGGTTAAAGTATCCCAGCAGTGGAAGTTGCACAATGACACTTCACTATCAAACAAAGCCCCAATAGGCCTTTCCACCCATTTTATATACCTGATGTCTTATACCTATGGTGTCCTTCCTCTATGTGATGCAAGTACTTTTGAGAAAGAGGCTATAAAATCAGTCATATTACTAGAAAAACAAGTTCCCACACCTATATCTGCTATTAATTATGCATGGATATAGTTCTCTAGCTCATACCATGAGAAGTGCCGTCCAGGTATCTAGCAAGATGTCACGTGCCTCCCAGCTCCATGTTTCCTCTTCACTGTTCTGACTGATGAGAACTTTAATTACTTCACCCATCAAGGTGGATAACAGAGTAAGAGTCCCATATGGCCTGAACATCAAGGCAAGATATTTGTTTCTTTAGAACTACAAACAGATCAAGCACATATAAGTTATTGCGACAATTTAGAATAGTTTTAGCAATAACCTTATTGACTTTAGGAGTCGATCAAATGCAGCAGGAGTTGTTACAGTAGCCATGGCCAATAAAGCACGACAACCATCTAGCATCTCACTGAACAAACAAGAATTATGGTTAGAGGAAGTTGTAAACACCACAAAGATTGTCATTAATGTGCTGAAAAATGTTCTTTTAGAAATGGACCTTCCGCTCTTTCCTGACTCAATCTCTTTTGAAATGGCATCAGAGGGCTCCACCCACAAGATAATCCCTGATAAAAGTCGCACCAGATACTGCTCTTGTGATTGCCCGCTATCTAAGTTATTGGAAAAATATTCACTTCAGTGTCAGTTAGCTAAACAAATATAGccgcaaaataaataaataaataaacataaaattaGTGATATGCACAGGTTTTTCCATAAGTTTCAGGAAACTTGTTTTCCAGCCATAATCAAGATTAAAGAGGAAGGAGAACCTTCAAAACTAATGACCTAGGAAGTACATGTGTCCACAAAAGTATTCACTTTTCAAAAGAGTTAACTATGTAATGACAATCTATCTGTTATAGGTAATACCTGAGGGAAATATTGTCCCTGTCACGGAACAGAATTGAACAAGTAGTTTCCGAGCTGAAACTGCAATAGGGGAGTCAATCCAAGAGCTCTGGGGTGAAAACTTCTGCCTAAGCGCAGCATATAGGTTCGACAACCAAACAGTATCACCACTTGAAATCAGAACATCATGCCATGCCAAGCCAGGCTACAATCAATAGGAAATGAACAAACATTGTTAATGAATTAACAGCCACCAGCCAGGTCTATCACTTAATGATGGAGATTTCTAAGTAGAAAAATCCCTCCTACTATGTGTAAGCAAGAGTATGAAGCAATTGTATTGCTAGGTAAGCCCATTTCAGTTTATTAAGAGAACATATTTTATCTAGGACAATGCTATGCTGCTGTATTATTTCCGTATTCCAAAGCAATAATATTGATCATGTCATATGGGCCTGAGAGATTTGATGCTGGTAATGAAGAGATCCTGAGGGAAAACCTGCACTAGGATGCAGTCCGTCCTGTTGGTCAATGCATTATCATGTCTAACTCCAGCTGAGAAATGATTTATACTTTTGGTGCCCTTGCGGTTGTACTGAAATTCCCAAGTAAGTATTTGTAACATAAGACGCATTGCAGCAGTACAGACTTTGACCTCGGGTGCTGCCAAATCAGAGTCAAGGATTTTGCTTGTCACACTTAAAGCAGCACCACGTGCCCAACAATAAAAAACCTACAATAGTTCATAGTTAAGAAAgtgagaagaaagaaaaaggggagAAAACAACAGCAAATAGAAAAGTCAATTAGTTAAAAAACTTAACAAAATGGTTTTATCTATAACAGACTCAACAGGAGTTATATGAGTCTAGAGAAAAATGCTAAACTTGTAACCATTAGGGTGAGAAATGACTTTCCAACAAACCTTTAAATAATCTAGCTCCAATGATCTGCGGCACTGTTCATGGAACTCCCTCGGAAGGCCCATAGCACTAGAAGTCGAAGGAGAAAATTCAGATACCTGGAAAGTAACATTAAGCCAATAAGCTCAAACCAGTGTCCCCCTAATAAGCTCAAGAAAAGACCATtgataaaattgtaaaagaaTTGCAAAATATCAGAAGGTTTCCATACCAAAGATTCCAAAATACTGATTCCAATGAACTGCACATCCAAGCCATGAGTGCCAAGAATTGCCTGATTAATCTGCAGTATTGAGAGTTAGGTGCTGTTTGTTTaaacttaattttaagtgctgaaaattaaattagtcttcgagagagagagggagattcCGAGTGGTGGCGGCTCTGGTCCCAGCCACCACTGCCCAGGTGTCACTAGCAGCCTTAGCTCTCATTGGCGACCTCCTGTGTAGTAGTGGTGGTAGCTGAGCGTATCGGTTGAAAATTAAGTAGGTTTGTGGTTACTTAATCATTGAGCACTTTTTTTAGTAACTCAATTGAGTGCTGAAAATTTAAGTTTCAATACTTTTTGAGTAATTAAACACATACCTAGACACTATGAATACACATCTAGTCAGAGTACACTTCTTGAGAAAATTCCTGAACTTGTTAACCAAATATGAGATTTGCATTCTCCAGACAAAGCCAAAAATTTGGAACACCTCAGACCTCAGAACACTCCAGCATTGGCAGGTAGACCTGTCTAGATCTCAAGATATACCCCAGCCTCTCACTTTGAAGCCTGATCCTCGTCATGTAGGAGATATAAGCATAACTCTTATACCACACCACAACCACAGGTGCAAAACCCCCACCCCCGCACTCTGAACCTGAGCCCATTGGACATTCAAACATCTTGAGCATTGGGAAGAGTTGGGAGACTCAAAATATCCTTCTGACCTGACAAAGACCCCCAGAGCCCGAATAGAACCACTAGAAGGCTTTCTACATTCAGAACCTCATTGAAACAAGGGAGCCCAAGATACCTGGAATTATCCAGGGCTCTTGGAACCTCCCAGGCACTCCACAATAACTTGACAAGCCAGGAACATCCTCAGGACCCTAGAAAGCTGGAAAAAAGAATAAGGCGTCCTAGATGATACCTGATAAAAGAATGGCTCCTTTTCACCAGTTGAAAAATCAAGCCTGCAAAAGAATTCAGGTTttaatgcataaaaattaaataaacaaatatgcCTGCTCATTACAAGCATGGACAGAATTTTGCAAAATCTATGATTATTATGCTTCTATCTGCGACATTTATTTGTCCAGCAAGCATCAAAATGCAATAACTCATTATATGAAATGTGTTCCTCAAATTTTTCATGTAACAGATCAAACCCCATACCACAATTAGTCTTGATGTTCAGCACGGCTCATAAAAAAATGCTGCTCAACTTACCAGCCTCTTTTGATCAACTGAGCAGCAACAGATGAAACTTTTGCTTGGACGTAACCCTCAGGTGAATTAGCATGTTGCAAAGCAAAGCAAATACAAAAGCTGCAAGGGCAACAATAGCTCTTTAAGGTGTACAATCAATACAATCCTTCAATTGAGCACAGATACAGTGAAACAGATGTTAGTTACCCTTGTGATAGATATAAAAGCATTTGCATGGTGGGTAATGTGGAAGTTTCAAATGACATACACAGACAGTTTTCCATGTACTCTATGATATAATTCTGATCCTATAATTTGTTAAGTGATACTAATAAGAAGAACTTCAAGAAGCCAATACTTGACTAAGTTTCTTCTATCTTCGGCAGAGAGAAAACTCCATTCTCTTATAGCTGCATCCCTTATAGCTCCAGCAGCTTGAAATCTTGCGTTTGCCACTTGAGAGTTTTCTGGCAAAACAATACCAAAATGATGAAATACATCTTGTGTAGCTGCATCTCATTTTTTGTTCAGTAATGGAttactaaaattataaaatacagTGCTAAAAATATATCTAAGTTCAACAATAAAACAATTTCACGATAATTCAAGTATGGATAGACAGTTCAAATAAAGACTACCAGCAATAATCGGGGATATTCTAAGCTGGCCAGAAAATAAACTTCATGCTATTCAAGAATGCACGGAAAGATAATTTAAGGAATATCAAGCTGTTGGTCATTGTAACAACCAAAATGCAAACACTGCCAAAGTTTTTTATGTTCACCAACATCTCTCCATGTCACGAAAGCTACAACCAAGGACAATCATTTTCTCCTCAGATGTCAACTAAGTAAGCTCCATAGAAAAGTTCAATAGTTGGATGCAAGAGTCACTCCTGGTGTATTTGCGAGGAGGACCTTGTGCAAGGAACCTATAATGAGCTCTCCTAGACCCCACCATAATCATCGATCGGTCCATTGATTTGTGAATGTAACAAAGACACCCAAAAACCAATCGAGATTTCACTTACCAAGAATAAACTGACATGCCTTGTATGGTTGGGGCGACTGAGACAGTGCCAATATAGCTGCTTCTGCTGCTGCAGGGTTTATATGCATCTAATCAAACAATAACACATATGTTTATTAGAGCAAAGTCCAAGTATTTCTGAGTTCTATTCGCCATGTTTATTTGGAGCAACTACCAAGGAGCCATGCATAAAGAATATAATCCATAGATCCCGTCACCAAATGTAAAGGCAAGCTAGTCCAGCTgtctaaatttttttggacccggataaaattttcaattgcaAATGTCGGTACCAAAACAAGTGTGAAACTCTGTTTGTCGAAATTTATGAGAAACTAAAACTGTAAAAACCATATAAACTACGTGGAACAGGACTCGAGCAGGCACGTCAACATGCCACTGAGCACAGAACCTTCAGTACAAGAAAACCATGAGCCGGTCTCAGCTAATCACCATTGGAACATCAAAGCTAGATGGAATTGTTACAGCAGGTGAATTGCTAACTTAGTGGTAAGTCCGATGAACTAACTAAAAATCGCTTCATCGCATTCATTCCCTCCAATAAACCCTCTGAAACATCACTATCATCATTATCACTGATTCACTATGGGCCACGCTCGACTGACCAAATCCAAATGCAGTTAAAGCAGTCGTCAAGAGTCATATAGCGCCAGAGCAGCTGATGAGCAAACtgaatgtgtatatatataggattGAGGACCTGAATGGAGGAGCAGGCGGCTTCAATGGCGTGCATAGTGGATTGGAGCTGCGCCAGTTCACCTCCGGCATCTCCGTATCCTTGCATATCCTGTTCTTCGTCTTCAATCAGAAGCTCGAATCGGAAGATATCGCAGCGGATTGTCCGCTGCGTGCAGTGCCTGAAGAAGATCAGTCGTATGGTGCTAGACGTCTCGCCTTGCTGCCTCCGACAATTTCTCCCCTTTTCTTCCTCGTACTGTTCCGTGCTTGAtgatgtgtgtatatatacacacgcacaatatacacatatacatatatatacacacacacacacacacatatatatatatatattacatatatacatatacatatagttTATCCcgaaaaaagtcaaaaatatattatatatcggTTCTACAGATTATATTAGTTACTTCTCATCCGAACGTGATCGGATATCCTCAAGTACATTTTCACTCGTCTTGGATTTGATATTTCGGATTTTATGCCGTCTACTTTATAAATTATTGGAGCAAATAATTGGGACTCGATATGAGAGGATCGTATTTACGACGAGAAATTAGTGTTTCGTATCTCTCTACTCGAAAGGCACGTTCACAAAGACTTGCCGAATGCAATAGTAAGAAACGAGTGGTTAATGGCTCCGGTCTCAAAAACCGGTAGACATAGGCGGGTGATCCTTCTGACAATCTTGGACTCGGACTCCTTTCCTCGTTTAGTCTGCTGGGATGTTTGGTTATTGATCATCTTTTACTTCAAGACCAATAGCGACACGGGCATGGACTTTCTTGAGCTAAGGTGATAGAAATGGGATTGACAACATTTACTTTTAGCAGTTGCATATTGTGCCAACAAGTTGAGATCGACCGGAGAAACTAATGAAGCTTTGTCAGTGAACCGAGCTTACGGTCCTGAAAGATTAAGGATCTACGGGAAAAAGGTATCCGGTATTAGTCAGAAATGCATGGCTCCGCAGCTGCTGGACCCGAGTAACGGAAGTAATCTCCTGGACCATCATTTGCCAGGAACAGGTTAACAGTATATGGTGAAAGTTTGGGACCTCTTTTCGTTTCGCTTAACTCAGCAAGTAGAAAGGGAAGAAATTTGAAGCCACTGAAACTGGACGGTTGAAACTCGAATATTTTCCAACTGTTTATGCTAGTTTGATTATCCTTCTGCAGTTTTGCTTGtcgaaaaaattaagaaaatgaagcATCTAAAGCTAATAAAGGGGAAAATCGAAACAAGGCGACAGAGTAAATCAAGAAATGCTTGATTCGCATCAATGCTGTTCTCCTGCACCGTGGATGAGGATTTGATCTTTCTATGTCACCGGAATGGAACAGCAGAACTTTCAGCAAAATCGGCCCTGTTTCATCACTGATTCTCCAAAGTCAGTAATGAAGTCACGGAAATTTCTGTGATGGAACATAAGAATCTCCGTTTTGCAGAACTATCTTTGCAGTCACGAGTTATCAATCCTGATCCAAAAACAGATGAAACGTACTCCCGTTCTACTGCTTTGCTGCCTCCATATGACTGAGCTCTTTATAAACATCGAGCATTGGGAATGTCTTATTTAACCGTCTGAATGAAACCTCAGATATCGCGTTCAAGTCCTTAATCGCTTTAGCCAGTTCCATGGCCTCCAATCTCCAACCAGCAAAACCAATCCCTTGAACCAGCAGCATCAAAGTGGTTTCATTGGGCTTGCAACCCTTCTCCACCATGATTATAAGAACTTCAATCGCTTCGTCAATCCGATGGGCCTTGCACAGCCCCAGAAGAGTGATATTATAAGTAATAACCGTGGGCTGAAACCCGCTACTCTCCATGTCAACCAAAAGACTTATCGCCTCGTCCACCATCCCATCTCTGCATAGGCACGAGATCATTGAATTATAAGTAATGTCATCCGGGTCAATCCCTTTGCTCACCATCTCGGAAATCATCTCCAAGGCCCTGTATCTCTCCTCACAGCTCCACAGGGCACTGAAGATTGTATTGTATGAGCTAACATTCGGAGGGCAACCCACTTCCTCTAGCTTCTCAAAGATCTGTAAAGCCTGATCGGGCTTCCTGTTCTTGCATAGAGCCGCTAGGATTGTGTTATAATTAACAATATCAGGAAGACAACCACTAGAGATCATCTGATCGAGGAACTTTATCGCCATATCCAACTTCCCCTCCTTGCAAAATGCTGCAATTAATGGATCATAACTGTATGCATCAGGTTTCAATCCCTTTTGCATCATGACCTTAAGGATGTTCAGGGCATCATCTGCTTTCCCGTCCCGACAGAGAGAGCTAATCAAGATGCTGTAAGTCACGATGTTGGGCTCGCAGCCTTCAACAGACATCTCCTTCACCAATTTCTCCCCATCGTCCCACTTCCCCTGATTCAAGAGCGCCCGCAAGAGTATGTTATACGAGATCGCATCGGGCTTGCATCCCCTCGAGTTCAAGCCCTTCACAAACTGGAGAGCCCGGTCTATGAGACCTTCCTTGCACAGCCCACGAATGATGGCATTGTAAGTGTACATATCAGGGCGAAGCCCCCTCGACAACATCTCATCCAAGAGCTTGAGGGCCTCATCGAGCCCGCCCTCAATAACCGTTGCTTCAATCAGAATCGTGTAAGTGATCACAGTAGGCTTGCAGTTGTCTCTCAGCAACTGCTCCAACACCTTAATGGCCGAACCGAGCTTCCCCCGATTACAGAGGCTCCCTATCATGATATTATACGTGACGATGTC
The sequence above is drawn from the Punica granatum isolate Tunisia-2019 chromosome 5, ASM765513v2, whole genome shotgun sequence genome and encodes:
- the LOC116207167 gene encoding exportin-4 isoform X3, whose product is MGLPREFHEQCRRSLELDYLKVFYCWARGAALSVTSKILDSDLAAPEVKVCTAAMRLMLQILTWEFQYNRKGTKSINHFSAGVRHDNALTNRTDCILVQPGLAWHDVLISSGDTVWLSNLYAALRQKFSPQSSWIDSPIAVSARKLLVQFCSVTGTIFPSDSGQSQEQYLVRLLSGIILWVEPSDAISKEIESGKSGSEMLDGCRALLAMATVTTPAAFDRLLKSIRPYGTLTLLSTLMGEVIKVLISQNSEEETWSWEARDILLDTWTALLMHSLQPLHITGGGISLPPEGAVAAANLFALIVDSELKAASASAYNDDSDSDYIHASISAMDERLSSYALIARAAIDVTVPLLTRLFTERVSRLHQGRGIVDPTETLEELYSLLLITGHVLADEGEGETPLVPDAIQRNFGDFLEADKHPVVLLSGSIIKFAEHSLDPDLRASFFSPRLMEAVIWFLSRWSPTYLMSLEETHDRNDDSLLSRGHQLPQNSRKTVANYFSEYSYGKFVLGTIVRVSIITFTSYPGENYLQGMTCYQLLHALVRQKNICVHLVALESWRELANAFAHEKMLFMLNASHQRSLAQTLVLSASGLGNSEAANQYVKDLMGHMTKYLVELSSRNDIRSISQQPDIILSITCSLERLRGAARASEPRMQKSIYEMGLSVLNAILVLLEVYKHESSVVYVLLKFVVAWVDAQITYLEAKETAAVVDFCMRLLQLYSSHNIGKISLSLSNSLLSDAKTEKYKDLRALLQLLSALCLKDLVDLSSDPVESEGTNISQVVFFGLHIVTPLISLELLKYPKLCHDYFSLLSHMLEVYPEMVGQLNNDAFSHVVETLSFGLHHQDSEVVNMCLKALRALASYHCKETAAGKVGLGSRASDPRNPSGGTENRIFSRFLQSLLQLLLFGDYSPDLVGAAADALFPMILCEQSLYQKLGNELIERQANPEFRLRLTNAFQALTSLNQLTCTLDRMNYQRFRKNLSNFLIEVRGFLRTK
- the LOC116207167 gene encoding exportin-4 isoform X4, producing the protein MQGYGDAGGELAQLQSTMHAIEAACSSIQMHINPAAAEAAILALSQSPQPYKACQFILENSQVANARFQAAGAIRDAAIREWSFLSAEDRRNLVNFCICFALQHANSPEGYVQAKVSSVAAQLIKRGWLDFSTGEKEPFFYQINQAILGTHGLDVQFIGISILESLVSEFSPSTSSAMGLPREFHEQCRRSLELDYLKVFYCWARGAALSVTSKILDSDLAAPEVKVCTAAMRLMLQILTWEFQYNRKGTKSINHFSAGVRHDNALTNRTDCILVQPGLAWHDVLISSGDTVWLSNLYAALRQKFSPQSSWIDSPIAVSARKLLVQFCSVTGTIFPSDSGQSQEQYLVRLLSGIILWVEPSDAISKEIESGKSGSEMLDGCRALLAMATVTTPAAFDRLLKSIRPYGTLTLLSTLMGEVIKVLISQNSEEETWSWEARDILLDTWTALLMHSLQPLHITGGGISLPPEGAVAAANLFALIVDSELKAASASAYNDDSDSDYIHASISAMDERLSSYALIARAAIDVTVPLLTRLFTERVSRLHQGRGIVDPTETLEELYSLLLITGHVLADEGEGETPLVPDAIQRNFGDFLEADKHPVVLLSGSIIKFAEHSLDPDLRASFFSPRLMEVE
- the LOC116207167 gene encoding exportin-4 isoform X5 is translated as MQGYGDAGGELAQLQSTMHAIEAACSSIQMHINPAAAEAAILALSQSPQPYKACQFILENSQVANARFQAAGAIRDAAIREWSFLSAEDRRNLVNFCICFALQHANSPEGYVQAKVSSVAAQLIKRGWLDFSTGEKEPFFYQINQAILGTHGLDVQFIGISILESLVSEFSPSTSSAMGLPREFHEQCRRSLELDYLKVFYCWARGAALSVTSKILDSDLAAPEVKVCTAAMRLMLQILTWEFQYNRKGTKSINHFSAGVRHDNALTNRTDCILVQPGLAWHDVLISSGDTVWLSNLYAALRQKFSPQSSWIDSPIAVSARKLLVQFCSVTGTIFPSDSGQSQEQYLVRLLSGIILWVEPSDAISKEIESGKSGSEMLDGCRALLAMATVTTPAAFDRLLKSIRPYGTLTLLSTLMGEVIKVLISQNSEEETWSWEARDILLDTWTALLMHSLQPLHITGGGISLPPEGAVAAANLFALIVDSELKAASASAYNDDSDSDYIHASISAMDERLSSYALIARAAIDVTVPLLTRLFTERVSRLHQVMFLLTKEKEKHPWYQMPFKGTLGTFWRQINIRLFFSLAQLLSLLNTV